A DNA window from Rossellomorea marisflavi contains the following coding sequences:
- the spoVID gene encoding stage VI sporulation protein D, translating into MSQQSSLRFSLEESIWFKKGQEVEELLSISLDPHITIQEQEQYILIRGSLDLSGEYLPSSVRDDDEAYEVDEILEASGKYVQMVESREKGELEFIHCFPVDVTIPKNRIENLEDIDVYVEAFDYAVPENACIRLNADLTITGIFGEQQVQTPVEEELYEPMYRAVDTMEEVEAEEAEEVEVTLETVVPDYVEQPPREEEYDVFSLSPAYEEVEEEEEPEETEPFVLEGRVTPEEEEIPVQIQYESFPEPEAMRSEKMFELPEHELSESSEDQSYQHQAQEPVQPPVQLPVQEVMEAEEEEEEEEESSSSSEVEAAKKSKGKKKKYDSISLTDFFARKEEERGATLRVCIVQDGDTLDSIAEKYELTIPQLLRVNQLEANQDVYGGQVLYIPPEEPAFR; encoded by the coding sequence TTGTCGCAGCAATCGAGTCTACGATTTTCCCTGGAAGAATCAATTTGGTTTAAAAAAGGACAGGAAGTTGAAGAGTTATTATCCATCTCCTTAGATCCACATATAACGATACAAGAACAAGAGCAGTATATCCTCATAAGAGGCAGCCTGGATCTGTCCGGTGAATACCTTCCGTCCTCGGTGAGGGATGATGATGAAGCTTATGAGGTGGATGAGATCCTGGAGGCAAGCGGCAAGTACGTCCAGATGGTGGAGAGCCGCGAGAAAGGGGAGCTGGAGTTCATTCATTGCTTCCCGGTGGATGTGACGATCCCGAAGAACCGGATCGAGAATCTGGAAGATATCGATGTGTATGTGGAGGCATTCGATTATGCCGTCCCTGAAAATGCCTGCATCAGGCTGAATGCCGACTTGACCATCACAGGGATCTTTGGTGAGCAGCAGGTGCAGACGCCTGTAGAAGAAGAGCTGTATGAACCGATGTACCGTGCCGTCGACACGATGGAAGAAGTGGAGGCTGAAGAAGCGGAAGAAGTGGAAGTGACGCTGGAGACGGTCGTACCTGATTACGTTGAGCAGCCGCCGAGGGAGGAAGAATATGATGTCTTCTCCCTTTCTCCTGCCTATGAGGAAGTGGAAGAAGAGGAGGAGCCGGAGGAAACGGAACCTTTCGTGCTTGAAGGAAGGGTGACGCCTGAAGAGGAAGAGATCCCGGTCCAGATCCAGTATGAATCATTCCCTGAACCAGAAGCGATGAGAAGCGAGAAGATGTTTGAGCTCCCGGAACACGAGCTGAGTGAATCATCCGAGGATCAGTCCTATCAGCATCAGGCGCAGGAGCCTGTCCAGCCGCCTGTTCAACTCCCGGTCCAAGAGGTCATGGAGGCAGAGGAGGAGGAAGAGGAAGAGGAAGAATCCTCTTCAAGCTCCGAGGTCGAAGCGGCGAAAAAATCCAAAGGCAAGAAGAAGAAATATGATTCGATCTCCCTAACGGATTTCTTCGCTCGGAAGGAAGAGGAGCGGGGTGCCACGCTCCGGGTGTGCATCGTCCAAGACGGTGATACCCTTGATTCCATCGCAGAGAAATATGAACTGACGATCCCTCAGCTGCTGAGGGTGAATCAGCTTGAGGCCAATCAGGACGTGTACGGTGGTCAAGTGCTGTATATCCCGCCTGAAGAGCCAGCTTTTCGGTAA
- a CDS encoding DUF4306 domain-containing protein, whose translation MNKPFTFFQLILSLGIFSYTFFTFGWIASYLMLEDNWSEMLIFSKDAMTPRDISDLDKLIYGFQHAPLAVTILMIVSFLYALCLIVLILRRILLTKYQPTN comes from the coding sequence TTGAATAAACCATTCACTTTTTTTCAGTTGATACTGTCTTTGGGGATTTTTTCATACACCTTTTTCACCTTCGGCTGGATAGCGAGTTACTTGATGCTAGAGGACAATTGGAGTGAAATGCTCATATTCAGCAAAGACGCCATGACCCCACGCGATATTTCTGATCTTGATAAACTGATCTATGGGTTTCAGCATGCCCCACTCGCAGTCACTATTCTGATGATTGTCAGTTTCCTGTATGCACTCTGCCTGATCGTCTTGATCCTCAGGCGAATCCTTCTCACTAAATATCAACCCACAAATTAA
- a CDS encoding peroxiredoxin yields MQGISSETKEFTMPRIGDDAPGFTAATSRGNVSLSDYKGRWVVLFSHPSDFTPVCTTEFVAFQEIYPELQKLDTDLLGLSVDSVSSHIAWIRSIEENFDTTIEFPIIADLDKEVAMKYGMIMPGESQVETSRAVFVIDSRQMIRSIIYYPLTTGRNMKEIVRLVHALQATDEHGVSTPADWEPGDKVVVSPPETQEEAAERANEEGIEYIDWYISKKTL; encoded by the coding sequence ATGCAAGGGATCTCTTCAGAAACAAAGGAATTTACCATGCCGCGCATCGGTGACGATGCACCGGGATTCACGGCCGCCACGAGCAGGGGGAACGTCAGCTTGTCTGATTACAAGGGCAGGTGGGTGGTATTATTTTCTCATCCGTCGGACTTTACCCCGGTGTGCACGACCGAATTCGTCGCATTTCAGGAGATTTACCCCGAACTGCAAAAGCTGGATACCGATCTGTTGGGACTGAGTGTGGATAGTGTTTCGTCCCACATCGCCTGGATCAGGAGCATCGAAGAGAACTTTGATACCACCATTGAATTTCCCATCATTGCCGATCTGGACAAAGAAGTGGCCATGAAATATGGCATGATCATGCCCGGGGAGAGCCAGGTCGAGACGAGCCGGGCTGTCTTTGTGATCGACAGCCGTCAAATGATCCGCTCCATCATCTATTACCCGCTCACAACGGGTCGCAACATGAAGGAAATCGTGCGTCTCGTCCATGCCCTGCAGGCAACGGATGAGCACGGTGTATCCACACCTGCCGACTGGGAGCCAGGTGACAAAGTCGTAGTCTCTCCACCGGAAACACAGGAAGAGGCTGCAGAACGTGCAAATGAAGAGGGGATCGAGTATATAGACTGGTATATTTCCAAAAAGACGCTGTAG
- the hemL gene encoding glutamate-1-semialdehyde 2,1-aminomutase has product MRSYEKSKQAFQEALKLMPGGVNSPVRAFKSVDMDPIFMERGKGSKIYDIDGNDYIDYVLSWGPLILGHANDRVVEAIKKVAENGTSFGAPTEIENELASLVIERVPSIEVVRMVSSGTEATMSALRLARGYTGRNKILKFEGCYHGHGDSLLIKAGSGVATLGLPDSPGVPEGIAKNTITVPYNDLDSIRYAFEQFGDDIAGVIVEPVAGNMGVVPPKPGFLEGLREVTEQYGSLLIFDEVMTGFRVGYNCAQGYFGVTPDLTCLGKVIGGGLPVGAYGGKAEIMEQIAPSGPIYQAGTLSGNPLAMTAGLETLKQLSPESYEEFGRIADRLQDGLSTLAEKYGIPHTINRAGSMIGLFFTDEEVSNYEGAKSSDLEMFSNYYREMAHNGVFLPPSQFEGLFLSTAHTDEDIDKTLDAAEAAFKKIQQK; this is encoded by the coding sequence ATGCGATCGTATGAAAAATCAAAGCAAGCCTTTCAGGAGGCATTAAAATTGATGCCGGGCGGAGTGAACAGTCCGGTACGTGCATTTAAATCCGTTGATATGGATCCCATTTTCATGGAACGTGGTAAGGGCTCCAAAATCTATGATATCGATGGCAATGACTACATCGATTATGTCCTTTCCTGGGGACCACTGATCCTTGGACACGCCAACGACCGCGTGGTGGAAGCAATCAAGAAGGTAGCCGAAAATGGAACAAGCTTCGGTGCGCCGACCGAGATCGAAAACGAACTGGCGAGCCTCGTCATCGAGCGCGTGCCGAGTATCGAAGTTGTGCGGATGGTATCTTCCGGTACGGAAGCGACCATGAGCGCCCTCCGTCTTGCGCGCGGGTATACTGGACGCAACAAGATCCTGAAGTTTGAAGGCTGCTATCACGGCCATGGCGATTCCCTCCTTATCAAAGCGGGATCCGGTGTCGCCACACTCGGCCTACCGGACAGTCCCGGAGTTCCGGAAGGGATCGCGAAGAATACCATCACCGTTCCGTATAACGACCTTGACAGCATCCGCTATGCGTTCGAACAGTTCGGTGATGACATCGCCGGCGTGATCGTGGAACCTGTTGCCGGTAATATGGGGGTTGTCCCGCCGAAACCCGGTTTCCTAGAAGGACTCAGGGAAGTAACAGAGCAGTACGGCTCCCTCTTGATCTTTGATGAGGTCATGACCGGTTTCCGTGTCGGATACAACTGTGCACAAGGGTATTTTGGCGTCACACCTGACCTGACCTGCCTTGGTAAAGTCATCGGTGGTGGTCTTCCAGTCGGTGCGTACGGCGGGAAAGCGGAAATCATGGAGCAGATCGCTCCGAGCGGCCCGATCTATCAGGCGGGTACGCTTTCCGGGAACCCCCTTGCCATGACGGCCGGACTCGAGACATTGAAGCAGCTCTCACCGGAGAGCTATGAAGAATTCGGACGCATCGCCGATCGCCTCCAAGATGGCTTGAGCACGCTTGCCGAGAAATATGGGATCCCTCATACGATCAATCGCGCCGGCTCCATGATTGGATTGTTCTTCACCGATGAAGAAGTGTCCAATTATGAAGGAGCCAAGTCATCCGATCTTGAGATGTTCTCGAACTATTATCGTGAAATGGCCCATAACGGTGTCTTCCTCCCGCCTTCTCAGTTCGAGGGACTCTTCCTGTCGACCGCCCATACGGATGAAGATATCGACAAGACCCTCGATGCGGCTGAAGCGGCATTCAAGAAGATCCAACAAAAATAA
- the hemB gene encoding porphobilinogen synthase, with the protein MSELQFNRHRRLRQTENMRALVRETHLRKEDLIYPLFVVEGENIRRPVPSMPDVYHISMDNLQAEMDEIVSLGIKSIILFGVPAEKDEMGSQAYHDHGIVQQATRFVKERYPEMVVVADTCLCQYTSHGHCGIVEGGKILNDPTLDLLAKTAVSQAEAGADIIAPSNMMDGFVAAIRHGLDEAGYTDVPIMSYAVKYSSSFYGPFRDAAHSTPQFGDRRTYQMDPANRLEALREAQSDIEEGADFLIVKPALSYLDIMRDVKDRFNAPVVAYNVSGEYSMVKAAAQNGWIDEKGIVMEKLVSMKRAGADLIVTYHAKDAARWLSES; encoded by the coding sequence ATGTCTGAATTACAATTCAACCGTCACCGCCGCCTGCGTCAAACCGAGAACATGCGTGCGCTTGTGAGGGAAACACATTTGCGAAAAGAAGATCTGATCTATCCACTATTCGTTGTGGAAGGGGAGAATATCCGACGTCCTGTCCCTTCCATGCCGGATGTCTATCATATATCCATGGACAATCTCCAAGCAGAAATGGACGAGATCGTGTCCCTTGGCATCAAATCCATCATCCTGTTCGGCGTCCCTGCCGAAAAAGATGAAATGGGCTCACAGGCCTATCATGATCACGGCATCGTCCAGCAGGCGACCCGGTTCGTGAAGGAGCGCTACCCGGAAATGGTGGTGGTTGCAGATACGTGCCTGTGCCAATACACGAGCCACGGTCACTGCGGCATCGTCGAAGGTGGTAAGATCCTGAATGATCCGACCCTTGACCTGCTTGCGAAAACCGCTGTCAGCCAGGCAGAAGCGGGTGCCGATATCATCGCACCGTCCAATATGATGGACGGATTCGTAGCTGCGATTCGTCACGGTCTCGATGAAGCCGGCTACACCGATGTTCCCATCATGTCCTATGCCGTGAAATATTCATCCAGCTTCTACGGTCCTTTCCGTGATGCCGCCCATTCCACTCCTCAATTCGGAGACCGCAGGACGTACCAGATGGACCCTGCGAACCGCCTGGAAGCATTACGGGAAGCGCAGTCGGATATAGAGGAAGGTGCCGACTTCCTAATCGTCAAACCGGCCCTATCGTATCTTGATATCATGCGTGATGTGAAGGATCGCTTCAATGCTCCTGTTGTCGCCTATAACGTGAGCGGTGAATACAGCATGGTCAAAGCGGCCGCACAAAACGGCTGGATCGACGAGAAAGGCATCGTCATGGAGAAATTGGTAAGCATGAAACGTGCAGGAGCCGACTTGATCGTCACCTATCATGCCAAAGACGCAGCAAGATGGTTATCTGAATCTTAA
- a CDS encoding uroporphyrinogen-III synthase, which yields MSGGKPLDGVKVLITRGQSGASETASRIQAEGGIPVVVPLLKFEARIDPSEKEWGGSLHTYDWILFTSKNGVHFFLEAMDRMGISLSSLGVRCAAVGDKTACYCEKRGIPIDFIPTEFTGDAFASEFIHAVEGNAKVLVPKGNLARNVISEELNRSGMMCHEWIVYETVLPVESGDRLKNVLERKEADIITFTSSSTVHHFMKVVKAHSLGRFIEGIPMACIGPITKETAEQYGLHVKISPKVYTVNEMVESIKTYIQQHD from the coding sequence ATGAGCGGGGGTAAGCCTTTAGATGGTGTAAAGGTCCTCATCACCCGCGGTCAATCAGGGGCCAGTGAAACGGCTTCAAGGATTCAAGCGGAAGGGGGCATCCCGGTTGTGGTGCCCCTCTTGAAGTTCGAAGCCCGGATCGATCCCTCGGAGAAAGAATGGGGGGGCTCCCTACATACATATGATTGGATTCTGTTCACGAGTAAGAACGGGGTTCATTTCTTCCTGGAGGCCATGGACCGCATGGGCATCTCCCTGTCATCTTTAGGAGTGAGATGCGCAGCCGTCGGAGATAAGACGGCCTGTTACTGTGAGAAACGTGGGATCCCCATTGATTTCATTCCTACGGAATTTACGGGTGATGCCTTTGCCAGTGAGTTCATCCATGCGGTGGAGGGGAATGCCAAAGTCCTTGTGCCAAAAGGCAACCTCGCCCGGAACGTGATCAGTGAGGAGCTGAACCGGTCCGGCATGATGTGTCACGAATGGATCGTCTATGAGACGGTGCTTCCCGTGGAAAGCGGTGATAGGCTCAAGAATGTCCTTGAACGGAAGGAAGCGGATATCATCACGTTCACAAGTTCGTCCACTGTCCATCACTTCATGAAGGTGGTCAAAGCCCATTCCCTCGGGCGTTTCATCGAGGGGATCCCCATGGCCTGTATCGGTCCGATCACAAAAGAAACGGCCGAACAGTACGGATTACATGTAAAAATCAGCCCAAAGGTTTATACTGTAAATGAAATGGTAGAATCCATTAAAACCTATATCCAACAGCACGACTGA